The proteins below are encoded in one region of Limnochorda pilosa:
- a CDS encoding flagellar hook protein FlgE, whose translation MMQSLFAGVSGLRSHQRRMDVIGNNVANVNTIGFKAARTTFQDVLYNTLRGAGAPQSNRGGTNPMQVGLGVQVASIDTVFTPGNPQSTGVDTDLMIQGDGLFVVSDGQRTFYTRAGNFFPDSDGTLVTPGGYKVLGWRADALGNIDVFQPIGPLKIEKGSVIQATATSNTVITGNIEAGGGPTRTPDKIIYDSLGFEHDFHLRFTPGAASGDWTVDVFIDDPGEVSPVSSTAVTFSATGTLTPGTTFTAGPYDPVNGANPLNLTIDLSALTQFADETTAKIASQDGFPSGTLERFAFDSNGIITGYYSNGLRRSLGQVAMALFTNPGGLERQGESLFAESPNSGTADIGAANSGGRGAILPSTLEMSNVELAQEFTDMILTQRGYQANSRVITTSDEMLQELVNLKR comes from the coding sequence ATGATGCAATCGCTCTTCGCAGGCGTCTCGGGCCTGCGGAGCCATCAACGAAGAATGGACGTCATCGGCAACAACGTGGCCAACGTGAACACCATCGGCTTCAAGGCCGCGCGGACCACGTTCCAGGACGTCCTCTACAACACCCTCCGGGGGGCGGGCGCGCCCCAGAGCAACCGGGGCGGCACCAACCCCATGCAGGTGGGCCTGGGCGTGCAGGTGGCAAGCATCGACACCGTCTTCACGCCCGGCAACCCCCAGTCCACCGGCGTCGACACCGACCTGATGATCCAGGGCGACGGGCTCTTCGTGGTCTCCGACGGCCAGAGGACCTTCTACACCCGGGCGGGGAACTTCTTCCCCGACTCGGACGGAACGCTGGTGACCCCGGGCGGGTACAAGGTGCTGGGGTGGAGGGCGGACGCGCTCGGGAACATCGACGTCTTCCAGCCCATCGGCCCGCTGAAGATCGAGAAGGGGTCGGTGATCCAGGCGACAGCGACGTCGAACACCGTCATCACAGGGAACATCGAGGCTGGTGGCGGACCCACGCGCACACCTGACAAGATCATCTACGACTCGCTTGGGTTCGAGCACGACTTCCACCTGCGGTTTACTCCAGGGGCTGCTTCTGGCGATTGGACAGTCGACGTTTTCATCGACGATCCGGGTGAGGTCAGCCCGGTGTCCAGCACCGCCGTCACGTTTAGTGCAACGGGTACCCTGACACCCGGAACGACCTTTACTGCCGGCCCTTACGATCCAGTCAACGGCGCGAACCCCTTGAACCTGACCATCGACCTCAGCGCCCTCACCCAGTTCGCCGACGAAACCACCGCCAAGATCGCCTCCCAGGACGGGTTCCCCAGCGGGACCCTGGAGCGGTTCGCCTTCGACTCCAACGGGATCATCACCGGCTACTACTCCAACGGCCTCAGGCGGTCGCTGGGGCAGGTGGCCATGGCCCTCTTCACCAACCCGGGCGGCCTCGAGCGGCAGGGCGAGAGCCTCTTCGCCGAGTCGCCCAACTCGGGCACCGCCGACATCGGTGCGGCCAACAGCGGCGGGCGGGGAGCGATCCTGCCCAGCACCCTGGAGATGTCCAACGTCGAGCTGGCGCAGGAGTTCACCGACATGATCCTCACCCAGAGGGGCTACCAGGCCAACTCCCGGGTGATCACCACGTCGGACGAGATGCTGCAGGAGCTCGTCAACCTGAAGCGCTAA
- a CDS encoding motility protein A yields MDLTTILGILVGIGILGASVAAGSSIGSFVNWPSLGIVLGGTLASTLVHFPFRQVLSIVPLALVALRNRDHRARALIHDLVEFSKKARREGLLAMEQEAAEHPNDFLRKGIQLVVDGTEPDLVRSIMEIDLAAHEERHAIGQEVMQSMGAYAPAFGMIGTLIGLIQMLTRLDDPDAVGPGMAVALITTLYGVVLANLVFLPLAGKLRLRSQEERLEKELIVEGVLSIQAGENPRIVEEKLLAFLSPEERAAEIESRSQQGREAVTGDVS; encoded by the coding sequence ATGGACCTGACAACCATCCTGGGGATTCTGGTGGGGATCGGCATCCTTGGGGCGTCGGTGGCGGCCGGATCGAGCATCGGCAGCTTCGTCAACTGGCCCTCGTTGGGGATCGTTCTGGGGGGTACCCTCGCGAGCACGCTGGTGCACTTCCCCTTCCGGCAGGTGCTCTCCATCGTGCCGCTGGCCCTGGTCGCCCTGCGCAACCGGGACCACCGGGCGCGGGCGCTCATCCACGACCTGGTGGAGTTCTCCAAGAAGGCGCGGCGGGAAGGGTTGCTGGCCATGGAGCAGGAGGCCGCCGAGCACCCCAACGACTTCCTCCGCAAAGGGATCCAGCTGGTGGTGGACGGCACCGAGCCCGACCTGGTCCGGAGCATCATGGAGATCGACCTGGCCGCCCACGAGGAGCGGCACGCCATCGGCCAGGAGGTCATGCAGAGCATGGGCGCCTACGCGCCCGCCTTCGGCATGATCGGGACCCTCATCGGCCTCATCCAGATGCTCACCCGGCTGGACGACCCGGACGCGGTGGGCCCGGGCATGGCCGTCGCCCTCATCACCACCCTCTACGGCGTGGTGCTGGCCAACCTGGTCTTCCTGCCCCTGGCCGGCAAGCTGCGGCTGCGCAGCCAGGAGGAGCGGCTGGAGAAGGAGCTGATCGTGGAGGGCGTGCTGTCGATCCAGGCGGGGGAGAACCCGCGCATCGTGGAGGAGAAGCTGCTGGCCTTCCTGTCGCCGGAGGAGCGGGCCGCCGAGATCGAGAGCCGGAGCCAGCAGGGACGCGAGGCGGTGACGGGCGATGTCTCGTGA
- a CDS encoding flagellar motor protein MotB — protein sequence MSRDRRRREPPGIKGSPHWMTTYADMMSLILVFFVMLFTFSSLDVQRFQTMLQAIQGSLGVLDGGRSLAPEAVIAGGPLAASALQAQLERELQEASRMAVQIRTQLAQLGLAQQVEVRVEERGVVVRFTDQVLFDLGKADLKPEALGILHALAPVLRRWPHQFRVEGHTDDWPINTPVFPSNWELSTARASRVIRYLIEREDFAPDRLSAAGYGEYRPLFPNDTAEHRQRNRRVDVLLLRAGLSTGEPREGGQPEAGAGAARQEGGA from the coding sequence ATGTCTCGTGACCGTCGCCGCCGGGAGCCGCCCGGCATCAAGGGCTCGCCCCACTGGATGACCACCTACGCGGACATGATGTCGCTGATCCTGGTCTTCTTCGTCATGCTCTTCACCTTCTCCAGCCTGGACGTTCAGCGCTTCCAGACCATGCTGCAGGCCATCCAGGGGTCGCTGGGGGTGCTGGACGGCGGGCGCAGCCTGGCGCCGGAGGCGGTCATCGCCGGGGGGCCCCTGGCCGCGTCGGCGCTGCAGGCGCAATTGGAGCGGGAGCTGCAGGAAGCCAGCAGGATGGCCGTGCAGATCCGGACCCAGCTCGCCCAGCTGGGGCTGGCCCAGCAGGTGGAGGTGCGGGTGGAAGAGCGGGGCGTGGTGGTCCGCTTCACCGACCAGGTCCTCTTCGACCTGGGCAAGGCGGACCTGAAGCCCGAGGCCCTGGGGATCCTGCACGCGCTGGCGCCCGTGCTCCGGCGGTGGCCGCACCAGTTCCGGGTGGAGGGGCACACGGACGACTGGCCCATCAACACCCCCGTCTTCCCGTCCAACTGGGAGCTCTCCACCGCCCGGGCGAGCCGGGTGATCCGCTACCTCATCGAGCGGGAGGATTTCGCCCCGGACCGGCTCTCGGCCGCGGGGTACGGCGAGTACCGCCCGCTCTTCCCCAACGACACCGCGGAGCACCGCCAGCGGAACCGGAGGGTGGACGTGCTGCTCCTGCGGGCCGGTCTCTCCACCGGTGAGCCCCGGGAGGGCGGCCAGCCTGAAGCAGGAGCCGGCGCAGCCCGGCAGGAAGGAGGGGCGTAG